In Scylla paramamosain isolate STU-SP2022 chromosome 30, ASM3559412v1, whole genome shotgun sequence, the following are encoded in one genomic region:
- the LOC135115963 gene encoding uncharacterized protein LOC135115963, with protein sequence MSTFTYLLAVATVVAALSGRAECRPQTAETRDVEAVGGEHQGVHPVFFFNENKYGTIAGEVITGTGNLFVGKRQKKKPRDGPSVSALVAEPPVASVGVSAGLSLVPSEAKVELAASR encoded by the exons ATGTCCACATTCACCTATCTCCTA GCTGTGGCAACAGTGGTAGCGGCACTGTCTGGCCGCGCCGAATGTCGCCCGCAGACTGCGGAGACAAGAGATGTGGAGGCGGTGGGTGGTGAGCACCAGGGGGTCCATCCTGTGTTCTTcttcaatgaaaacaaataCGGGACCATTGCCGGAGAGGTCATCACGGGCACAGGCAATCTCTTCGTCGG CAAGCGCCAGAAGAAGAAGCCTCGCGATGGTCCCAGCGTCTCCGCCCTGGTGGCTGAACCTCCTGTAGCCTCCGTCGGAGTGTCTGCCGGACTCTCCTTGGTCCCCTCAGAAGCCAAGGTGGAGCTCGCCGCATCACGCTAA